In the genome of Palaemon carinicauda isolate YSFRI2023 chromosome 20, ASM3689809v2, whole genome shotgun sequence, one region contains:
- the LOC137660080 gene encoding troponin C, isotype gamma-like — MDCSGQIEFEEFIELSAKFLIEEDEEALKAELKEAFRIYDKEGQGFITTDVLREILSEIDNKLTSEDLDGIIEEVDEDGSGTLDFDEFMEMMSG; from the exons ATGGACT GCTCTGGCCAGATTGAGTTCGAGGAGTTCATTGAGCTGTCGGCCAAGTTCCTCATTGAGGAGGACGAGGAAGCTCTCAAGGCTGAGCTCAAGGAAGCTTTCCGTATTTACGACAAGGAAG GCCAAGGCTTCATCACCACCGACGTCTTGAGGGAGATTCTCTCCGAGATCGACAACAAACTCACCTCTGAGGATCTGGACGGAATCATTGAGGAAGTCGACGAGGACGGCTCCGGAACGCTTGACTTCGACG AATTCATGGAGATGATGAGCGGTTGA